In one window of Helianthus annuus cultivar XRQ/B chromosome 17, HanXRQr2.0-SUNRISE, whole genome shotgun sequence DNA:
- the LOC110921020 gene encoding serine/threonine protein phosphatase 2A 57 kDa regulatory subunit B' theta isoform, which translates to MFKQILNRLPEKPHKSKDHRDGGNPKSSSHTSTSSKTNNDVPITRSSTTKPTSTVQNHTNNKLPQSHYLKPIRNATISNTYEALPSLKDVPNSEKQNLFIRKLTLCSVVFDFTDPTKNLKEKEVKRQTLIELVDYVSSANGKCQETVMKEIVKMVSVNIFRRLTPQPRDNKVLETFDGEEEEPSMDPAWPHLHLVYEFILRFVASPETDPKIAKRYIDQAFVLKWLDLFDSEDPREREYLKFVLHRMYGKFMVHRPFIRKAINNIFFRFVFETEKHNGIAELLEILGSIINGFALPLKEEHKLFLVRALIPLHKPKCIPMYHQQISYCITQFVEKDCKLADTVIRGLLKYWPITNCSKEVLFLSELEEVLEATQPPEFQRCMVPLFRQIARCLRSSHFQVAERALFLWNNDHTNSLIKQNRKVILPIIFPALERNTKTHWNQAVQSLTLNVRKIFSDVDPQLFEECSRKFKEGESKKEEIKSKREATWKRLEDMAAQRSGGGHDPIVMSQKVIASHVSSSC; encoded by the exons ATGTTTAAACAGATACTTAATCGGCTTCCGGAAAAGCCACATAAGTCGAAAGATCATCGAGATGGAGGAAACCCTAAGTCATCCTCACATACATCCACCAGTTCGAAAACCAACAATGACGTACCGATCACTCGATCTAGTACCACAAAACCCACATCAACGGTTCAAAATCACACCAACAATAAGCTTCCACAGTCTCATTATCTAAAACCGATCCGAAACGCAACAATTTCCAACACGTATGAAGCCTTACCTAGTTTAAAAGACGTTCCCAATTCCGAAAAACAGAATCTGTTCATCCGAAAGTTGACTTTATGCTCCGTGGTGTTTGACTTCACGGACCCCACAAAGAATTTGAAAGAGAAAGAGGTCAAACGACAGACGTTGATAGAACTCGTTGATTATGTCAGTTCCGCAAATGGGAAGTGTCAAGAAACGGTTATGAAAGAAATCGTGAAAATGGTGTCGGTGAATATCTTTCGTAGGCTTACTCCACAACCTCGCGATAACAAGGTTTTAGAAACGTTTGACGGTGAAGAAGAAGAGCCGTCGATGGATCCCGCATGGCCTCATTTGCATCTCGTCTATGAATTCATTCTAAGATTCGTAGCATCACCGGAAACCGATCCGAAAATCGCTAAACGTTATATCGATCAAGCGTTTGTGTTAAAATGGCTAGACTTATTCGACTCAGAGGATCCGCGAGAACGCGAATATTTAAAATTTGTTCTTCATCGGATGTATGGAAAGTTCATGGTGCACCGCCCGTTTATCCGGAAAGCAATCAACAACATATTTTTCCGTTTTGTTTTCGAGACCGAAAAACATAACGGGATTGCTGAGTTGTTAGAAATATTGGGAAGTATTATTAACGGGTTCGCGTTACCGTTGAAAGAAGAACATAAGTTGTTTCTTGTGAGGGCGTTAATACCACTTCATAAGCCGAAATGTATACCGATGTATCACCAACAAATATCGTACTGTATTACGCAGTTTGTGGAAAAGGATTGCAAACTTGCGGATACGGTTATTAGGGGTTTGTTGAAGTATTGGCCGATTACGAATTGTTCAAAAGAGGTTTTGTTTCTAAGTGAGCTTGAAGAAGTTTTGGAAGCGACTCAGCCTCCGGAGTTTCAACGATGTATGGTGCCTCTGTTTCGCCAAATTGCTCGGTGTTTGAGAAGCTCACACTTTCAG GTAGCTGAGAGGGCATTATTCCTATGGAACAACGATCACACCAACAGCTTAATAAAACAAAACCGTAAAGTAATACTGCCAATCATATTTCCAGCACTAGAAAGAAACACAAAGACCCATTGGAACCAAGCTGTACAAAGTTTGACTCTAAATGTCAGAAAAATCTTTTCCGACGTTGACCCTCAACTCTTCGAAGAATGCTCTAGAAAGTTCAAAGAAGGCGAGTCTAAAAAGGAAGAAATCAAGTCAAAACGAGAAGCTACATGGAAACGACTTGAAGATATGGCGGCTCAGCGGTCTGGTGGTGGTCATGACCCAATTGTCATGTCACAGAAGGTAATCGCGAGCCATGTTTCGTCATCCTGCTAG